The stretch of DNA GCGTCGGGGGCCGTGCGACCCTCGATCGCTTCCAATTGCACCTTGACCTCCTCCCCGATCACGGCCTGGAAGTCGCGGACCATCGCCGGGTAGGGGTGCGGCCCCACCACGCTGCCCAGAATGTAGAAGGTGTCGCGCACGTTGGTGACCCAGTCGCGGATGGCCTCGTTGGTGGCGTCCTTGAGGGTCGCGGTGCCCGAGGTGACCTCGCGGACCTCGGCGCCCAGCAGGCGCATCCGGAAGACGTTGAGGGCCTGGCGGCGGATGTCCTCGGCGCCCATGTACACGATGCAATCCAGGCCCAGCAGGGCGGCGGCGGTGGCGGAGGCGACCCCGTGCTGCCCGGCGCCCGTTTCCGCGATCACGCGCTTCTTGCCCATCCGCACGGCGAGCAGCGCCTGCGCGAGGCAGTTGTTGATCTTGTGGGCGCCCGTGTGGTTGAGGTCCTCGCGCTTGAGGTAGATCTTCGCCCCGCCCGCGTGCTCGGTCAGGCGGCGGGCGAGGTACAGCGGGCTGGGGCGGCCCACGAACTCGCGCAGCAGCCGTTCCAACTCGTTCAGAAACTCGGGGTCCCTCTTGGCATCGAGGTAGGCCCGCTCCAGTTCGTCCAGGGCGGGGATCAGCGTCTCGGGGACGTAGCGCCCGCCGAAGCGCCCGAAGCGGCCCCGCGCATCAGGCTGCGGGTAGTCCGGAAGACTCAGAGACATGATGCTCAGGGTAGACCGCCCGGCCCGGCAGCAGGCGGGGAAACTTAGACAGGTTGTCTAAGTTTGTGACGGGAGCGACCATCCGGCCTCCTCTAATATTTGCCGCCAGAGGGGGAGGAGGTCCCGTGCAGTCACCGTGTCCGGCACCTCCCAGCCCAGCGAACGGGCGAGCGTGGTGAGCACCTGCCCGGCCTCCTCGCCCCCCTCGCGCAGCGCCTGCACCGGGGGCGCCCCACCCCGCTTGGCGAGGCGCTCGCCCCGGAAGTCGGTCATCAGGGGGACGTGGAGGTATCTCGGCGTGGGAAGGCCCAGCGCCCCCTGCAAGGCGACCTGGCGGGGTGTGGCGGGCCACAGGTCCCGCCCGCGCACCACGTCCGTCACGCCCATCGCCGCGTCGTCCACGACCACGGCGAGGTGATAGGCGTAGGCGCCGTCGCCCCGCTGGAGCACGAAGTCGCCCACCTCGCTGGGGAGGTGCTGGCAGAGCCTGTCCCCGGTGAGGGCATCCTGGGCACAGACGGTTACGTCGGGCACACGCCAGCGCCGGGCGGCGGGGCGGCCCGGACCGGGGGGATGCGTGCGGCAGAGGCCCGGATAGACCGGCTCCGTGCCATGCGGCGCCCCCGCGCTCGCCTGAACGGCCTGAGCGATCTCGCGGCGGGTGCAGGTGCAGGGGTACGTCTCCCCCGCCCCCGTGAGCCGGGCGAGGGCATCCGCGTACACGTCCAGCCTCTGGGACTGCCGCGTTTCGGCGTCCCAGTCCAGCCCCAGCCATTCCAGATCGCGCCGGGTCACGCCGAAGGCCCAGGGCCGCACCCGTCCGGTGTCGAGGTCCTCGAACCTGAGCAGGTGCCGCCCGCCGAGCGCCCGCGAGTGCAGCCACGCGAGCAGCGCCGTCCGGGCATTGCCCAGGTGCATCGCGCCCGTGGGGCTGGGGGCGAAGCGGCCCACGGGGGGGGCTGGGGACTGGGGCATGGGGAGAGGGTAGAGCATGCTGGGGTCGGGCCAGAGAAGGGGGGAGCAGACCCGCCGCTCCCCCTCTTCCCCAACTCCGGACGCTCAGGACCCCGTGACCTGCTGCACCACTTCTTCGGGGGTGCGCCACACGCGTTCGGCGTCGGCCACCGCCGCAAGGCGGCCCCCCGCGCTCGCGCCGCCCAGGCTGGCCCGGACGTTGACGCCGAGTTCCAGGGCATTCCAGCCAGGCTGCGCGTTCACGTCGACTGTGACGGGCACGGCGGCCTGCACCCCGGCGAAGTCCTTGACAATCGGCCCGCAGTCCACCGTGCCGCTCAGGCGGGTCGGCCGGTTGACGTACAGGTAGACGCGGCCCGAGAAGACCCCCGACACGAAGCCGGTGCGCTCGGCCTGCGCCGCAAAGACGGTCGCGGCCTGCGAGCGCTGCGGGGTCAGGCCCAGGAAGGCGTAGCTGCCCGCCCCCGTGTCGCTGCTCAGGACACTGCCTGTGCAGCCCAGCGCCGAGAGGGCCTCGGTGGGCGAGCGCAGCAGGGGCGTCAGGGCCGCCGCTCCCGGCAAGGGCAGGGTAAAGCGGCCGTCAGGGGCCACCTCCGCCTGCGCGAGCACCTGTCCGCCCGGCCCGGTCAGCGCGACGCTGCCCGTCCCCGACCAGCGCGAGATGTCCCCCGGAATCTGGGTGACGGGCCGGGCCGGAGCGCTGGGCGTGACCCCCGTGGAAACAGTCCGGGGAGCGCAGCCCGCAAGCAGCAGGGCGCCCGCCATCAAGGCGGCCGTGCGCTTCACTGGAGGGCCTGCCCGACTTCGTCGAGGGTGAGCCAGGTGTTGAGGTCGGTCAGCGTGCGGCTGACCTTGCCGCCAGCGCTGGCGCCACCAAAACCGTAGCTGCCCGTTGCGCTTATTTGCAGCTTGATCCAGCCAGGCACAGTCTTAACGTTGACATTAATAGGCGCCGTCAGACCAGCAACTCTGCAATTGATTCTGCCCGTGACTGTGACCACGCGATCCGTATACAACCACGCGCGGGCATCAAAGGAGGCGGATAGAGGCCCACTCCTTGTGAGGCTTGCCGCCGCCACCTCCCGTACCCCGGCCCCGCCCCCCTCGGCCCGCAGGGTGAAAAAGAGCAGACCGCGTGCCGCCGGGTCACTCACCGTCAGCCCGGCAGACGTGCAGTTCAGGTCGGACAGACCCTGTTCCAGCGTTTCGGGGATGGGGCGGGTCTGGGCCTCGACCAGCGGCCCGGTCGGCAGCGTCAGGGCGAAGGTGCCGGTGCTGCTGACCGGCGCGGTGGCCAGGGGCAGCAGGCCGGGTTGCAGGGTCACGGTGCCCGCCGCCCCGCTCTGCCAGGTCTGGATGCGGCCGGAGACGGTGGTTTCGGGGGGGGCATTGTCCGGCACGCGTTCGGGACCACCGCCGCAGGAAGCCAGGATCAGGGAAAGGGCCGTCAGCGCACCGAGTTTTCTCATGCCCGCCAGCCTAGTGCATCCCGGCTGACGGGGAGATGGGAAAACCGCGCCGCGTCTCATCTCCCCCAGCCTTGCCCAGCGGCCCCTGGCCCAGTTCAGGCACGCGCCGCACGGAGCCGCTTCACTCGGCCGGGACGGCCACCACCGTGCGCCCGCGCACCTGCCCTGCCAGAATCTGCTCGGCCAGGGCGGGCACGTCCGAAAGGGGCCGCACCTGCGTCACGTCCGCGAGCCGCCCGGCGGGCAGGTCACGGGCCAGCCGCTCCCAGGCCGCGCGGCGCCTCGGCGTGGGGCAGGTCACCGAGTCGATGCCCAAGAGAGCCACCCCGCGCAGGATGAAGGGAAAGACGGTCGTGGACAGGCCGCTGCCCCCCGCCAGTCCGCAGGCC from Deinococcus sp. HSC-46F16 encodes:
- the trpB gene encoding tryptophan synthase subunit beta, which produces MSLSLPDYPQPDARGRFGRFGGRYVPETLIPALDELERAYLDAKRDPEFLNELERLLREFVGRPSPLYLARRLTEHAGGAKIYLKREDLNHTGAHKINNCLAQALLAVRMGKKRVIAETGAGQHGVASATAAALLGLDCIVYMGAEDIRRQALNVFRMRLLGAEVREVTSGTATLKDATNEAIRDWVTNVRDTFYILGSVVGPHPYPAMVRDFQAVIGEEVKVQLEAIEGRTAPDAVVACVGGGSNAIGIFAPYAYLPQEERPRLIGTEAAGEGVESGKHAASVAGGRIGVLHGSMMYLLNDDEGQIVPPHSVSAGLDYPGIGPEHCHYSATGVAEYVPVTDAQALEALQLLTRLEGIIPALESAHAISHAVQLAPELGPDGIIVVNLSGRGDKDVAEVMRLLEQERDAGLLDKDPEQLIAEVLA
- the gluQRS gene encoding tRNA glutamyl-Q(34) synthetase GluQRS, whose product is MPQSPAPPVGRFAPSPTGAMHLGNARTALLAWLHSRALGGRHLLRFEDLDTGRVRPWAFGVTRRDLEWLGLDWDAETRQSQRLDVYADALARLTGAGETYPCTCTRREIAQAVQASAGAPHGTEPVYPGLCRTHPPGPGRPAARRWRVPDVTVCAQDALTGDRLCQHLPSEVGDFVLQRGDGAYAYHLAVVVDDAAMGVTDVVRGRDLWPATPRQVALQGALGLPTPRYLHVPLMTDFRGERLAKRGGAPPVQALREGGEEAGQVLTTLARSLGWEVPDTVTARDLLPLWRQILEEAGWSLPSQT